In Geobacter anodireducens, a genomic segment contains:
- a CDS encoding peptidase M24, with amino-acid sequence MRITPREELDHRISRLQTYMAGAGLDAVIIVQNADLFYFTGTIQSGNLYVPIEGDPIYMVRKEHSRARMESGLKLVVPFSSMKNIPGILADHGYSLPARIGMELDVVPVAFFERYRAVFPAADFSDATPLIRRVRMIKSKYEIHLLQDAAVQVDKVHRRARSVIREGMTDLALAAELEFTARKEGHQGLVRMRSFNSELFYAHIFSGADTAVPAYVDTPLGGLGLNPSFGQGAGLKRIERNEPIIVDFAGCVDGYLVDQTRVLAIGGISDRLRRAYDDMIRVQERMTELALPGTPWGDVYEGCRALAEELGYADSFMGARGAQVSFIGHGIGIEIDEYPFIARGFTEMVLEPGMVFAFEPKVVFPGEGAIGIENTFYISNYEGLKQLTFSDQELVIL; translated from the coding sequence ATGCGCATCACTCCGAGGGAAGAGCTGGACCACCGCATTTCCCGGCTTCAGACATACATGGCCGGGGCCGGCCTCGATGCGGTCATCATCGTTCAGAATGCCGACTTGTTTTATTTCACCGGCACCATCCAGAGCGGCAACCTCTATGTGCCCATTGAGGGCGACCCCATCTACATGGTCCGCAAAGAGCATTCCCGGGCGCGGATGGAGTCGGGGCTCAAGTTGGTCGTCCCGTTTTCCTCCATGAAGAACATCCCCGGAATCCTGGCGGACCACGGCTATTCTCTGCCCGCCCGGATCGGCATGGAGCTCGATGTGGTGCCGGTAGCCTTCTTCGAGCGCTACCGCGCCGTCTTTCCCGCCGCCGACTTCAGCGATGCAACGCCTCTCATCCGGCGGGTCAGGATGATCAAGAGCAAGTACGAGATCCATCTCCTTCAGGATGCCGCAGTCCAGGTCGACAAGGTCCACCGCCGCGCCAGGTCGGTCATCCGTGAGGGAATGACCGACCTGGCGCTGGCGGCGGAGTTGGAGTTCACTGCCCGGAAGGAAGGCCACCAGGGGCTCGTCCGGATGCGCTCCTTCAACTCCGAGCTGTTTTATGCCCATATCTTCTCCGGAGCCGATACGGCGGTCCCTGCCTATGTGGATACCCCCCTTGGGGGCCTGGGGCTCAATCCCTCGTTCGGTCAGGGAGCCGGGCTCAAGCGGATCGAGCGCAACGAGCCGATCATCGTCGATTTCGCGGGTTGCGTTGACGGCTACCTGGTGGACCAGACACGCGTCCTGGCCATCGGGGGGATTTCCGATCGGTTGCGTCGTGCCTATGACGACATGATCAGGGTTCAGGAGCGGATGACCGAACTGGCTCTTCCCGGCACGCCGTGGGGCGATGTCTATGAGGGATGCCGTGCCCTGGCCGAAGAACTGGGATACGCCGACAGTTTCATGGGCGCCCGCGGCGCCCAGGTTTCCTTTATCGGCCACGGCATCGGCATCGAGATCGACGAGTATCCGTTCATTGCGCGCGGCTTCACCGAGATGGTCCTTGAGCCGGGCATGGTGTTCGCGTTCGAGCCGAAGGTCGTCTTCCCGGGCGAAGGGGCCATCGGGATCGAAAATACCTTTTACATCTCAAACTATGAAGGGCTCAAGCAACTGACATTCTCGGACCAGGAACTGGTCATTCTCTGA